One stretch of Legionella birminghamensis DNA includes these proteins:
- a CDS encoding phosphopentomutase: MVGRVCILLMDSFGIGASQDAGKYGDLGADTFGHIHAACAADQANRAELRHGPLSIPNLARLGLYHAALASTGIPLVDLGSLGEPAGYYGYAVEQSLGKDTPSGHWELAGVPVLFEWGYFPDAPNCFPEKLIADFIRETKIAGVLGLKHASGTTIIDELGEEHIISNKPIVYTSADSVFQIAAHEEYFGLERLYGICEVARRLVDEYQIGRVIARPFIGKPGAFKRTGNRKDYATLPPAPTLLDKLKASNREVIAIGKVADIYAHQGLTQTVKADGNMALFDATLAAMATAPAGSLLFTNFVDFDSSYGHRRDVAGYAQALEAFDARLPELINILQADDLVVIAADHGCDPTQPGSDHTREHIPVLAFGKQTKGCFIGRRDSFADVGQSIAEFLGIEPLENGVSFLKAAASHDIS, encoded by the coding sequence ATGGTCGGTCGCGTATGTATTCTGTTGATGGATTCTTTCGGCATTGGCGCTAGCCAGGATGCCGGCAAATATGGTGATCTGGGCGCAGATACGTTTGGCCATATTCATGCAGCCTGCGCTGCAGATCAAGCTAATCGCGCAGAGCTGCGCCATGGCCCTCTATCGATTCCCAATCTCGCCAGACTGGGGCTCTACCATGCCGCTTTAGCCAGCACAGGTATTCCTCTGGTTGATTTAGGCAGCCTGGGGGAACCCGCAGGATATTATGGCTATGCGGTTGAGCAAAGTCTGGGGAAGGACACGCCAAGCGGCCATTGGGAATTGGCTGGCGTACCCGTTTTATTCGAGTGGGGCTATTTTCCAGATGCCCCCAATTGTTTCCCGGAAAAATTAATTGCTGATTTTATAAGAGAAACCAAAATCGCTGGTGTGCTGGGTCTTAAGCATGCGAGCGGAACCACCATTATTGATGAATTGGGTGAAGAGCACATCATCAGCAATAAACCCATTGTTTACACCTCAGCAGACAGTGTTTTTCAGATTGCTGCGCATGAAGAGTATTTTGGCCTTGAAAGGCTTTATGGAATTTGCGAGGTTGCTCGCCGTCTGGTGGATGAATACCAGATTGGTCGCGTCATTGCACGTCCTTTTATTGGCAAACCAGGTGCATTTAAGCGGACTGGCAATCGGAAAGATTATGCCACGCTTCCTCCCGCACCGACTTTACTTGATAAATTAAAAGCCTCTAACAGAGAGGTGATTGCGATAGGAAAGGTGGCTGATATTTACGCACACCAGGGACTAACGCAAACGGTTAAAGCCGATGGCAATATGGCCTTGTTTGATGCCACACTCGCCGCTATGGCAACCGCACCTGCCGGCAGTTTACTGTTCACCAACTTCGTTGATTTTGACTCTTCCTATGGCCACCGGCGGGATGTGGCTGGCTATGCGCAGGCACTGGAAGCCTTTGATGCACGACTCCCTGAGCTAATCAATATATTACAAGCGGATGACTTAGTGGTAATTGCTGCGGACCATGGCTGTGATCCCACTCAACCGGGCTCTGATCATACCCGCGAACATATTCCAGTTCTGGCATTTGGCAAGCAAACAAAAGGCTGCTTCATTGGACGAAGGGACAGCTTCGCCGATGTGGGGCAGAGTATTGCCGAGTTTCTTGGTATTGAACCACTAGAGAATGGCGTCTCGTTTCTGAAGGCGGCAGCCAGCCATGATATATCCTGA
- a CDS encoding Fur family transcriptional regulator, translating to MIYPESFNLYCKGLINNRLTSLRKSILYILWSANRPLKAYEILEHLLETKINAQPPTVYRVLDYFVFAGLVHKVESIQCYTLCKQPEQHFPSELLMVCNHCHQVQEIYNKQLRELIKQLTEDCQFNLGQSTIELKGLCQHCEKQGCMTC from the coding sequence ATGATATATCCTGAGTCCTTTAATCTTTATTGCAAAGGACTCATTAATAACCGTCTGACTTCTCTTCGAAAGTCTATTCTTTATATTCTGTGGTCAGCTAACAGGCCATTAAAAGCCTATGAAATTCTTGAGCATTTGCTGGAAACAAAAATTAATGCCCAGCCGCCCACTGTTTACAGGGTGCTGGATTACTTTGTTTTTGCCGGGTTAGTACACAAGGTCGAGTCCATCCAATGTTATACATTGTGCAAACAGCCGGAGCAGCATTTTCCTTCTGAACTCCTGATGGTGTGTAACCACTGTCATCAGGTGCAGGAAATTTACAACAAGCAGTTAAGGGAACTGATTAAACAGCTAACCGAAGATTGTCAGTTCAATCTTGGCCAATCAACTATTGAGTTGAAAGGCCTTTGCCAGCATTGCGAAAAGCAGGGCTGTATGACCTGCTGA
- the hslV gene encoding ATP-dependent protease subunit HslV, protein MEQYRGTTILSVRRGNKVIIGGDGQVTMGNTVMKGNARKVRRLYKDKVIAGFAGGTADAFTLFERFERKLEMHQGHLVRAAVELAKDWRTDKILRRLEALLAVADHKASLIITGNGDVIEPEAHGLIAIGSGGPFAQSAARALLENTDLSAREIVEQSLKIAGEICIYTNHNLTIEELDSEHE, encoded by the coding sequence TTGGAACAGTATCGCGGTACTACCATTCTTTCCGTTCGCCGGGGGAATAAAGTGATTATTGGGGGCGATGGTCAGGTGACCATGGGCAACACAGTGATGAAAGGTAATGCACGGAAGGTGCGGCGCTTGTATAAAGACAAAGTGATCGCTGGTTTCGCCGGGGGTACGGCAGATGCATTCACTTTATTTGAACGATTCGAGCGTAAGCTGGAAATGCATCAAGGTCACTTAGTACGTGCTGCCGTTGAATTGGCAAAAGACTGGCGCACTGACAAAATACTGCGCCGACTGGAAGCCCTGTTAGCCGTTGCTGATCACAAAGCATCATTGATTATCACCGGTAATGGCGATGTGATTGAGCCAGAGGCGCATGGCCTGATTGCTATTGGCTCCGGCGGTCCTTTTGCCCAATCAGCTGCACGGGCTTTATTGGAAAATACCGATTTATCTGCCCGGGAAATCGTAGAGCAAAGTTTAAAAATTGCCGGTGAGATTTGTATCTACACCAACCATAATTTAACCATCGAAGAATTGGATAGTGAGCATGAGTAA
- the hslU gene encoding ATP-dependent protease ATPase subunit HslU, producing MSNTMMTPREIVQELDRFIIGQDEAKRAVAIALRNRWRRMQIEDDALRNEIMPKNILMIGPTGVGKTEIARRLAKLAQAPFIKVEATKFTEVGYVGRDIDSIIRDLADIAIKQERETAMRKVEHLAEDAAEERVLDALLPAARGTMMASEKESSTRQVFRKQLREGKLDDNEIEIEIASSPVGIEIMAPPGMEEMTSQLQSMFQQVGGGRTKTRKMTIVKAMKILREEEAAKLINEDDIKQKAIEKVEQHGIVFIDELDKVAQRSENGMSGSVSREGVQRDLLPLVEGSTVSTKYGMIKSDHILFIASGAFHVAKPSDLIAELQGRLPIRVELSALSVEDFVRILTEPSASLTEQYSALMATEGLTLTFDDTGIRRIAEVAWKVNERTENIGARRLYTVMERLLEVVSFEATDKSGEAVHIDAAYVDKHLGKLVDDEDLARYIL from the coding sequence ATGAGTAATACTATGATGACTCCGCGTGAAATTGTTCAGGAGTTAGATCGATTTATAATTGGACAGGACGAAGCCAAAAGAGCAGTGGCGATTGCACTGCGTAATCGCTGGCGGCGCATGCAGATTGAAGATGATGCATTGCGTAATGAAATTATGCCAAAAAATATTCTGATGATTGGTCCAACCGGGGTGGGTAAAACTGAAATTGCCCGCCGTCTGGCAAAACTGGCGCAGGCTCCGTTTATCAAAGTAGAGGCAACCAAGTTTACAGAAGTAGGTTATGTAGGACGCGATATTGATTCAATAATCAGGGATCTGGCTGATATCGCTATCAAGCAGGAGCGTGAAACAGCCATGAGAAAGGTTGAACACCTCGCTGAGGACGCTGCTGAAGAGCGTGTCCTGGATGCCTTGCTGCCTGCTGCCCGCGGCACCATGATGGCCAGCGAAAAAGAAAGCTCAACCCGTCAGGTGTTTCGCAAGCAGCTAAGGGAAGGCAAGCTGGATGATAATGAAATAGAAATAGAAATTGCTTCTTCACCAGTCGGCATTGAAATAATGGCTCCTCCAGGCATGGAAGAAATGACCAGCCAATTGCAGTCTATGTTTCAGCAAGTCGGGGGCGGACGTACCAAAACGCGCAAAATGACAATCGTCAAAGCAATGAAAATCCTGCGCGAGGAAGAAGCGGCCAAGTTAATCAATGAAGATGATATCAAGCAAAAAGCTATCGAAAAAGTCGAGCAGCACGGCATTGTATTTATTGATGAGCTGGACAAAGTCGCACAACGCTCAGAAAATGGAATGAGCGGCTCGGTGTCAAGAGAGGGGGTACAACGTGATCTGCTGCCTTTAGTAGAAGGTTCAACGGTTTCGACTAAATACGGCATGATCAAATCCGATCATATTCTCTTTATCGCTTCAGGCGCATTTCATGTTGCCAAACCTTCCGATCTGATCGCCGAACTTCAGGGACGTTTACCCATCCGTGTCGAACTCTCGGCATTAAGCGTAGAGGATTTTGTGCGAATTCTTACAGAGCCCAGCGCGTCATTGACAGAGCAATATTCAGCCTTAATGGCAACCGAAGGGCTAACGCTGACCTTTGATGATACCGGCATTCGCCGCATTGCGGAGGTCGCCTGGAAAGTGAATGAGCGCACGGAAAACATCGGTGCCAGACGTTTGTATACGGTAATGGAACGCCTTTTGGAGGTTGTTTCTTTTGAAGCGACGGACAAATCGGGTGAAGCAGTTCACATTGATGCGGCCTATGTCGATAAACATCTTGGCAAGCTGGTAGATGATGAAGATCTGGCTCGATATATTTTATAA
- a CDS encoding response regulator produces the protein MPIPFILLVEDNLIALTTIQSLAKQSQCRWLSADNAERAFSLATEHEFDLIITDLGLPDFSGLELTKKIREWEVANGKPSVPIIGLTVHAMNEEALSAGMNDLLIKPLSLADFQKLLADYLTE, from the coding sequence ATGCCAATTCCTTTCATATTGTTGGTAGAAGATAATTTAATTGCCTTGACCACAATTCAAAGCTTAGCCAAGCAAAGCCAATGCCGCTGGTTATCCGCTGACAATGCCGAACGAGCTTTTTCTTTGGCTACAGAACATGAATTTGATTTGATAATTACCGATCTGGGATTACCTGATTTTTCGGGTTTGGAACTGACAAAAAAAATAAGGGAATGGGAGGTTGCGAATGGCAAGCCTTCCGTCCCTATTATTGGATTAACCGTACATGCCATGAATGAAGAGGCCCTTTCGGCAGGAATGAATGACTTATTGATAAAGCCTCTGAGTCTTGCTGATTTCCAGAAGTTGCTGGCGGATTATTTGACGGAATAA
- a CDS encoding YihY family inner membrane protein produces the protein MDWKIQLKRQYETCKRFIYFVVNNFFEDDCTYRASALAFTSLLAIVPLMTVGLSILSSFPVFQGLIEPLQNFIFANFVPATGAVIQTYIQQFTAQVSKLPVWGVIFLIVTALLVMVTIERAMNKIWRVNCARHGVSAFLLYWTILSLAPVLLGLSLAASSYLFSLPLLKTPLTPSFLLNYLPFFLSLIGFTFLYVVVPNRPVQLRHGFWGALFATVLFESAKHAFAYYLGRYNTYQLLYGAFATVPIFFVWVYWVWIITLMGAEISYALAVHHQRRQGQPLPGFLHALLWLYCLWQAQQNGRGLSLEQLTESSDRPYAVDIGKMIEILEDLQLIHSDHDETFHLSRNLGEFSVYWLSQQLPFQLPSQIELKNDHWQPWSGIFNEADKQLKNTLSISLHELFGRSHVSANAN, from the coding sequence ATGGACTGGAAAATCCAGCTAAAAAGACAATATGAAACCTGCAAGCGTTTCATCTATTTTGTAGTCAACAATTTTTTCGAAGATGACTGCACCTATCGCGCATCAGCACTGGCCTTCACCAGTCTTCTGGCTATTGTCCCGCTTATGACCGTGGGCTTATCCATTTTGTCCTCTTTCCCGGTATTCCAGGGATTGATTGAACCCTTGCAAAATTTTATTTTTGCAAATTTTGTCCCCGCTACTGGAGCGGTCATTCAGACTTATATTCAGCAGTTTACCGCGCAGGTTTCAAAATTGCCGGTATGGGGCGTTATTTTTCTTATCGTCACCGCCCTTTTGGTGATGGTCACTATCGAAAGGGCCATGAATAAAATCTGGCGGGTGAATTGTGCCCGTCATGGCGTCTCCGCTTTTCTACTGTATTGGACCATCTTATCACTTGCGCCCGTGCTTTTAGGATTAAGTCTTGCAGCAAGCTCCTACCTTTTTTCATTACCTTTATTAAAAACGCCATTGACACCCTCTTTTCTGCTGAATTACCTGCCTTTCTTTTTGTCCTTAATCGGTTTTACCTTTCTGTATGTCGTAGTACCCAATCGCCCTGTCCAGCTCCGCCATGGATTCTGGGGCGCTTTGTTCGCTACGGTTTTATTTGAATCTGCCAAACATGCCTTTGCCTATTATTTGGGACGGTATAATACTTACCAGCTTCTATATGGCGCCTTTGCAACGGTTCCGATCTTCTTTGTCTGGGTGTACTGGGTATGGATTATCACATTGATGGGTGCAGAAATTTCCTATGCTCTGGCGGTCCATCATCAAAGGCGGCAAGGCCAGCCTCTGCCAGGCTTTTTACATGCCTTACTATGGTTATATTGTTTATGGCAGGCCCAGCAAAATGGCAGAGGCCTTAGTTTGGAGCAATTGACTGAATCCAGTGACAGACCTTATGCAGTGGATATCGGAAAAATGATTGAGATTCTGGAAGATTTGCAATTAATTCATTCGGACCATGATGAAACCTTCCACTTAAGCCGAAATCTGGGAGAGTTTTCAGTTTACTGGTTAAGCCAGCAATTACCGTTTCAATTGCCTTCACAGATTGAATTGAAAAATGATCACTGGCAACCCTGGTCAGGTATTTTTAATGAAGCCGACAAGCAATTAAAAAATACCTTATCCATTTCCCTGCATGAGTTATTCGGGCGCAGTCACGTTAGCGCAAACGCTAATTGA
- a CDS encoding MdfA family multidrug efflux MFS transporter encodes MSQPLINITRKQALYFAGFLVLYQFLTYIANDMIMPGMIHVVASFNGSESSIATSLTVYVLGGASLQLFLGPLSDAFGRRPVMLTGVALFLIFTLWIAASNSMAQFLMARYFQGMGLCFTAVVGYATLQEIFAEMDAIRLIAILSNVASLAPLVGPLAGAGFILLFHWRGIFLLIAFLAVAAMLGLKYFMPESVGAVKKDGEIIPKISLAPKIVANNYRRLLLNSEFMIGAIASGIMAIPCIAWIAISPIILVTDAQLSVIQYALWQLPIFSAGIAGNFYLRWLTTHRSVKQIIINGSFIFSFGLLLCYLLPLLFSSSYIWLMPGLVIYGFSLGALTAPLTRHVLFSTAIAKGTAYAMISLISMCAQALGVEIANRVYVAHNNLHFGLFCFGAGIAYLLGLSLMFKLSSKRISGGLSQSAPVV; translated from the coding sequence ATGTCGCAGCCATTAATTAACATCACCCGAAAACAGGCCTTGTATTTCGCAGGCTTTCTGGTGCTATATCAGTTTCTGACCTATATCGCTAATGATATGATCATGCCTGGAATGATTCATGTGGTTGCCTCATTTAATGGATCCGAATCGTCCATTGCAACTTCGCTCACGGTGTATGTTCTGGGAGGCGCCAGCCTGCAGCTTTTTCTGGGGCCGCTTTCTGATGCATTCGGCAGACGCCCAGTCATGTTGACCGGTGTAGCACTGTTCCTTATTTTTACCCTGTGGATAGCCGCTTCAAACTCGATGGCTCAGTTTTTAATGGCCCGTTATTTTCAGGGTATGGGTCTTTGTTTCACTGCAGTAGTGGGCTATGCCACCTTGCAGGAAATCTTTGCTGAAATGGATGCTATTCGCCTTATTGCTATCCTTTCCAATGTCGCCTCACTTGCACCACTGGTCGGTCCCTTGGCGGGCGCTGGCTTCATTCTATTATTCCACTGGCGCGGTATCTTTTTATTAATTGCTTTTCTTGCTGTTGCAGCCATGCTGGGTCTGAAATATTTTATGCCTGAATCAGTAGGGGCAGTGAAGAAAGACGGGGAAATTATTCCTAAAATTTCCTTAGCCCCCAAAATAGTGGCCAATAATTATCGCCGGTTATTATTGAATAGCGAATTTATGATCGGCGCTATTGCTTCCGGCATTATGGCTATTCCATGTATTGCCTGGATTGCAATTTCTCCCATCATTTTAGTAACGGATGCCCAATTAAGCGTCATTCAGTATGCACTCTGGCAATTGCCAATCTTTAGTGCCGGCATTGCAGGCAACTTCTATTTGCGCTGGCTGACAACGCATCGATCGGTCAAGCAAATAATTATTAACGGATCTTTCATTTTCAGCTTTGGTTTGTTGCTCTGCTATTTATTACCCTTGTTATTTTCTTCCAGCTACATCTGGCTCATGCCCGGCCTTGTTATCTATGGATTCAGTTTGGGAGCGCTTACTGCTCCTTTAACCCGTCATGTACTATTTAGCACGGCAATTGCCAAAGGGACCGCGTATGCGATGATCAGCTTAATCAGTATGTGCGCGCAGGCGCTTGGCGTAGAGATAGCCAATCGGGTCTATGTAGCGCATAATAACCTTCATTTTGGACTGTTTTGTTTTGGCGCCGGCATTGCTTATCTTTTGGGGTTATCACTGATGTTTAAGCTCTCATCCAAGAGGATCTCAGGCGGACTTAGCCAATCGGCACCAGTGGTATAA
- a CDS encoding MFS transporter: MMTKQKSLTAILPLFLVLFIDGMGLGLLFPILNAIIIEPTSGFLPTSLSEGMRDFYYGLTIGIFMLCWFFGAAILGDLSDSVGRKKSLMICLIGAFLGYLLSAIAILCSSFWALILGRMIAGFTAGSQPIAQAAIVDVSSEENKARNIGWILLAVSLGFVLGPVFGGVLSDSRLISWFNFATPMYFASAISLFNAIILAISFKETFGEGKEKIKIRWHHAIHIIISAFRHPKIAKYSVVLLIMIFGWSNYFSFIPLYLFQKYHYSVMENSFFLAFMGLGFSVGCGYVVDFCTKRFEYNLVVIVGLLVTASQVLLMLLVQEAWVAWMATFFIGISLSVAYSLLLTIFSHLVSAQEQGWVMGVTGSIMALCFGLTSLFTGLIAQVGASLPMLLATGGLAMSAVVLSLVKSNIKIAALEPAVS; this comes from the coding sequence ATGATGACTAAGCAAAAATCGCTAACGGCCATTCTGCCGCTGTTTCTTGTATTATTTATTGACGGCATGGGATTGGGGTTATTATTTCCTATACTCAATGCCATTATTATTGAGCCGACTTCCGGTTTTCTCCCAACTTCGCTGAGTGAGGGCATGCGTGATTTTTACTATGGGCTTACCATTGGAATTTTTATGCTGTGCTGGTTTTTTGGCGCCGCAATTTTAGGGGATCTATCCGATAGCGTTGGCCGTAAAAAATCATTAATGATTTGTCTGATTGGTGCATTTTTAGGCTATTTACTATCGGCCATTGCTATTCTATGCAGCAGTTTCTGGGCTTTAATTCTAGGTAGAATGATTGCCGGTTTTACAGCCGGAAGCCAGCCTATTGCCCAGGCAGCGATTGTCGATGTCAGTTCTGAGGAAAATAAGGCTAGGAATATCGGCTGGATTCTACTTGCCGTATCCTTAGGCTTCGTACTCGGACCCGTATTTGGCGGTGTTCTTTCGGACTCTCGCCTGATTAGCTGGTTTAATTTTGCAACCCCGATGTATTTTGCCTCTGCGATTTCCCTTTTTAATGCCATTATCCTGGCAATTTCTTTTAAAGAGACTTTTGGGGAAGGCAAGGAGAAAATCAAAATACGCTGGCATCATGCCATTCATATTATAATTTCAGCCTTCAGGCATCCGAAAATTGCTAAATATTCTGTGGTGCTTCTGATCATGATTTTTGGCTGGAGTAATTATTTTTCATTCATTCCCCTGTATCTGTTTCAAAAGTATCATTATTCCGTCATGGAAAATTCATTCTTTCTCGCTTTCATGGGACTTGGATTTAGTGTGGGATGCGGTTATGTCGTTGATTTCTGTACAAAACGATTTGAATATAACCTGGTGGTGATTGTTGGGTTATTAGTGACTGCATCCCAGGTACTGCTGATGCTTTTGGTTCAAGAGGCCTGGGTAGCCTGGATGGCTACCTTCTTTATTGGGATTAGCCTGTCGGTTGCATACTCACTGCTCCTGACTATTTTTTCACACTTGGTAAGTGCCCAAGAGCAGGGATGGGTAATGGGGGTTACCGGCTCTATTATGGCATTGTGTTTTGGATTAACCTCCCTTTTTACAGGATTGATAGCCCAGGTAGGCGCGAGCTTGCCAATGCTTCTTGCGACAGGTGGGTTGGCGATGAGCGCTGTGGTCTTAAGTCTTGTAAAATCCAACATCAAAATAGCTGCTCTTGAACCAGCAGTGAGCTAG